TTGCTGACTTCTTGGCTGAATTCATGCCAAAATATGATCGTGTtcttattgttggggattttaataTTCACGTGTGTTGTCCTGATATGCCCATGGCGAAGGGCTTTTTAAACCTTATTGATTCGTTTAATCTGGTGCAATGTGTGACAGGTCCCACACATGAACGTGGACACACACTTGATCTTGTTTTATCTCAtggcttttctgtttttaacatagAGATTTgtgatgctgtgttttctgacCACAGTCCTGTGATGTTTGAAGTTCCTCTTGCCTGTGCCACAGTTAAACCTCGCGCTGCTGCTCAGCGCTGTCGTGTTTTTAACTCCTCCAGTGCTGAACACTTTTCAACAGTCTTTGACCACATCTGTCAGATCCCGGATTTTTTGTGCAGCCAGACTGAGGAACTGAGCTCATGGTTTTATTCCACCTGTCGGACTGCTTTGGACACTGTGGCTCCATTAAAAACCAGGCTGCCTAAAACTAAATCTGAGCCCTGGCTGAACAACATGACCCGAGCTGTCAGATGCGATTGCCGTCGAGCTGAgcgcaagtggaaaaaggacaaACTACAGGTGTCATTCCAGATGCTGAAGGACTGTTGGCGTCAATATCAAAGAACTGTAAAAGAtgccaaaagaaaacacttatcTGACATTATTTTGTCAAACTGCCACAACCCtcgtgttttatttaaaactattaaCTCTGTTCTTAGTGCACCATATACTGACTGTATCGAGCCCTCATCAGAAGCCTGTGAaaattttttacacttttttattGAGAAGGTCTCCTCTACAAGGGCTCAAATCTGTCCTTGTGCTCATGacctctcagtctctgtttcctGCTCTGCTGTCTTTGACAGGTTTGAGCCTGTGACTCTGTCCTTTCTAAAGGAGACTGTTGGTCGTCTTAAACCTGCAGGGTCTCCAAATGATGCTGTCCCTCCTCGACTTTTAAAAGAGGTGTTACCTACAGTTGGTCCTTTGGTTCTTGAGCTGGTAAACCATAGTCTGATGTCAGGCGTTGTCCCTAAAGATTTTAAGCATGCAGTAGTCAAACCCTGATTAAAAACCTGCTCTTGATCCTACGGTTCTTGCAAATTACAGGCCTATCTCCCAACTACCTTTTCTTTCTAAAATTCTTGAAAAGGTAGTTTACAGCCAAATAATGGCCttcctggaaaagcaaaatgtgttagAGGTTTTCCAATCTGGTTTTAAACCCTTTCATAGCACTGAATCAgcccttttaaaagtttttaatgacatATTTTTAGCAACTGATGCTGGGGACTGTGTTGTTCTTGTGCTTTTAGATTTGAcagctgcgtttgatactgtggATCATGCCATTTTATTCTCTCGTTTGGAGCACTGGGTGGGCATTAGGGGCACAGCACTGGAGTGGTTTAGGTCCTACTTGGCGGGGCAAACTTTTTGTGTCAGTCTCGGTGACTATGTGTCGTCCTCCGCTCCTCTCTTgtgtggtgtcccacagggctcagttctaggccccctcctcttctctttATATCTGCTTCCTCTTGGTTCTGTACTGAGAAAGCACGGCATTGCTTTCCAGTTTTATGCTGATGACTGTCAGATCTATGTCCCtctaaagaaaaaaggcagataCCTTACACAGCCATTACTTCAGTGTCTCGACGACATTAAGGCTTGGATGTctgttaactttttaaaattcaatgatAAAAAGACAGAGGTGATGGTTTTTGGTAGCCCCACTGAGACCCCCAATGTGTATGTAGATTCCTTGGCCCAGTATGTTAAGCCAACTGTCACAAACCTGGGGGTCAAAGTGGACTGTGATCTGAAGTTTGAAAATCAGATTAAGGCAGTGGTAAAATCTAGCTTCTTTCACCTGAGGCAGTTggcaaaaataaagccaattctTTCACGGCAGCACTTTGAGACAGTGATCCACGCCTTTGTTAGCACTcggctggattactgtaatgcactttatattgGGGTCAGTGCATCATATATTAGCTATCTACAGAGGGTGCAAAATGCCGCAGCTCGTCTTTTAACTGGCACTCGAAAGTTTGAGCACATTTCCCCTgttttagcttcacttcactggctgcctatttcttttaggattcattttaaaattcttttatttgcttttaaagctctccatggcctcgccccatcttatctctctgagctgctacagccttatacacccacccgctctctcaggtcagctgatcagctgctcCTGAATGTACCCAGGACTGGGCGTAAACTTAGAGGAGATCGTGCTTTTGCTGTAGCAGCTCCAAAACTGTGGAACGAGCTTCCTTTAGAGATTAGACAGGCCActtctttacctgtttttaAGTCACTCTTGAAAACCCACCTCTTTACCCTGGCCTTTGACACCACGTGagatgttggtttttatttttatttttattttatttttatttcagttgtttttaggTGATTCGATGCTGTTtaatcttgttttttattttaatatagggctgttttaattttatttattatgtgttttatctatttatctttgctgttttctgttattcaattgttttaatgtattttctgtacagcactttgttcctgtgctgggtattttaaagtgctttataaataaaactggattggattggattggaagctgtataggctcgaaagcctagtaccaattaagcatattaggtgatgtgcatctctgtaatgagaaggggtgtggtctaatgacatcaacacccaatatcaggtgtgcataattattaggcaacctcgtttcctttggcaaaatgggtcaaaagaaggacttgacaggctcagaaaagtcaaaaatagtgagatatcttgcagagggatgcagcagtcttaaaattgcaaagcttctgaagcgtgatcatcgaacaatcaagcgtttcattcaaaatagtcaacagggtcgcaaaaagcgtgtggaaaaaccaaggcgcaaaataactgcccatgaactgagaaaagtcaagcgtgcagctgccaagatgccacttgccaccagtttggccatatttcagagctgcaacatcactgggtgcccaaaagcacaaggtgtgcaatactcagagacatgggcaaggtaagaaaggctgaaaggcgaccaccactgaacaagacacacaagctgaaacgtcaagactgggccaagaaatatctcaagactgatttttctaaggttttatggactgatgaaatgagagtgagtcttgatgggccagatggatgggcccgtggctggattggtaaagggcagagagctccagtccgactcagatgccagcaaggtggaggtggagtactggtttgggctggtatcatcaaagatgagcttgtggggccttttcgagttgaggatggagtcaagctcaactcccagtcctactgccagtttctggaagacaccttcttcaagcagtggtacagggacgaagtctgcatccttcaagaaaaacatgattttcatgcaggacaatgctccatcacacgcgtccaagtactccacagcgtggctggcaagaaagggtataaaagaaagaaaaactaatgacatggcctccttgttcacctgatctgaaccccattgagaacctgtggtccatcaaatgtgagatttacaaggagggaaaacagtacacctctctgaacagtgtctgggaggctgtggttgctgctgcacgcaatgttgatggtgaacagatcaaaacactgacagaatccatggatggcaggcttttgagtgtccttgcaaagaaaggtggctatattggtcgctgatttgttttgttttgttttgttttgaatgttagaaatgtatatttgtgaatgtggagatgttatattggtttcactggtaaaaataaataattgaaatgggtatatatttgttttttgttaagttgcctaataattatgcacagtaatagtcacctgcacacacagatgtccccctaaaatagctaaaactaaaaaaaaaaaaaaaaaaactacttccaaaaacattcagctttgatattaatgagttttttgggttcattgagaacatggttgttgtttaataataaaattattcctcaaaaatacaacttgcctaataattctgcactccctgtatgtcaaggtgaacagaatcaactttgggTAATAAATCTATGTTTGAATATCAGTTTCTCTTTGAATAAGTAGATAGTGAAGATGATTGATCTCTAACTCAGTCTAAGGAGCCTGGAAAGTTGAGTTCAGTttggaactgaagaagcttcacagatgagaggaaaaacgtcttcaagcaacttaaacaagtccagatgcttttatttccaagcttcttagactacgatgaccctgatgactgagaaccttgaCAGACAGTGATCAAAACTTGACCGCTTGAGCGGTCAGCAAAACTTGACTTCCACCATCACCTACTCACTCAAAAATTATCTCTGTAAGCAAACAGTTGATATAACAGtcactactactactaccacCACCAACACCATGTGACCAAAAGCTACGCCTATCCACCagagacactttaccctactggTGTCAGAGGGGCCGATgacgcgatatggcagcctcgcttctgtcactctgtcccagggcagctgtggctactactgtagctgcctccaccagtgtgtgaatgtgagagtgaatgaatagtggaattgtaaagcgctttgggtgccttgaaaaccGCTAtagaaatccaatccattattattattactacacaTCATTTATggatgtctgtgtttgttttctttgcatgtTGGAGGGTTGTTACCACCATCTGGTGAGAAATTTATGTTAATATCACCTTCAGTTTATGAACTATAGACTCTTCAGTTTGCATGTATTTAatgttaaattgtgttttcttgAGTTAATGtgtattattttagttttacatCATGAGGTGAAAAGATGTTCACTGGTGTTTAAATTAATAAATCAGTGTTTGAATATTAGTTTCTCTAGACAGTGAAGCCGAGTGATCTCTGACTCAGTTTCCTGTGAAACAAAGGTGCGACCTAAAATagattatttattgatttctaACAAGCGGAGAGGAAAACTTGTTGAACACTGACAGGATGGCGGGGGTGATGGATATTAaagttttgatttatttgttaTCGCTTTGTTTATGTGAAGGTCAaccattttttctgttttcatattttattcagttttgttATTGAAGCTTCCCTGTGATTTACCTGTTCATTTTATATTCCTTCTGACACGAATAACATGCAGTATTACTATTATTAAACTTAATAACATGTCTGGCTTCATCTGGTTTCTGTATTCTGTATTTGTCTCCACATACATTGTTGTGTCTGcagattttatttcatttataatgtcacagtatttgtaaaaaaaaataaagtctgaGCTGTACAGCAGCTGCATTACAGACATCAGTACTCATAAAGACTTCTGCACTCACTCTGCCCTCTGTTACGAActtgtgttttcatgtgtttgttctgGGCAGGTATTATCTGTTTATGTTAATTCAGCTGTGCCAGGGCTCTGCTCCGATTGGTGCGTGGATACACCGGCCCGACGCGACTGGTTCCAGCTGGAGGACCCGCCCATTAAAAGGAGGCTGGAGCGCTACGGCTTGAGAGGTCCTCGCGTCTCTCCTCATTACCCAGCAGCGTAACTGTGGCAGCCGCTGGCTGCAGTGCGGCTTGAAAGTGTTGGACTTGGAGTGGGTAGGGGTGAGCTGCCGTTTCTTTTGATCACCcgttttttctcctgttttgaattagttaaggAGGTCAGACTCTGTCTTTACTTTTGACTTTGTTTTGGTAAGGTCAGGGGTGCGGGATTTGtgtagatttgttttgtttattattttggccttgGCTCACCCTGAAGTGTTGACACTCCCGTTTTGTTGTTCCTCTTTTATTTatcactttgtaaataaatcactATAACGAACGGATTTGTTTCCTGTGGCTGCTTGGGTCTTGGGGGGGAAGCGAGTGCCTCGCTCATGTTATGGCCTGGCCCTAGACGGGTCGTAACACCTCTGATTgaaattctgctttttctccAGGACGAGTCACATCTCACTGAAAGACATCATCTTAAACAGTTTTCCCATCAGCTCAGGACCTCCTGTTGTCTACCAGCTGAgaccaaaaaaacagaagattgGATCTCTGACCAGAATGACTGTTGGAGAAAAAAGTTCATACAGGCCAAATAAAACCATCTTACTTGTTGGAGAAACAGGAGCAGGAAAATCTTCTCTGATCAACGCTCTGGTCAACTACACCATGGGAGTGAAGTGGGAGGATGGAGTCTGGTTTCAGATCatagaggaggagaagaagagtcAAATAGAAGGACAGACATCAGATGTGATCGTGTACGAGATCTTTGGCTTTGAAGATAAAACTCTGCCCTACTCTCTGACCATCATCAATATTCCTAGATATGGAGACACCAGAGGGACTgaacatgatgacatcatcagtcagagATTATTAGACTTGTTTCGATCAGAGGATGGAGTTCATGAAATTAGTGCAGTGGGTTTGGTGATGAAGGCGACTGATTGTCGACTGAGTGACCGACTGCTGTATATCTTTGATTCAGTGATGTCTCTGTTTGGAAAGGACATGGAGAAAAACATTGTAGCTCTGATGACACACTCAAATGGAAGAAGACCTAGAAACTCTCTTCAAGTTCTAGAAGTTGCAAACATTAAATGTGCCAAAAATGAGAAGAATCAGCctgttcacttcctgtttgataaCCAACAGCATGAAGATCgaacagaagaaaatgaatatttaaaacatTCATGGGAACTTACACAGGAAAACATTAATCAGTTGTCAGACTTCATGAGAAATTGTAGTTCTAAAAACCTGAAGAACACAGTCGAAGTGTTAAATGAAAGAATCGGACTGAAAGCCTGCATCAAAAACCTGCAAGAGAGAATTGAGTATATTCAACTGAAACAGACAGAAATCAGACAGATGCGAGAAGCTCTGAAGAAACAGACAAAttacagaaataaaactgaaagtgaGAAAATGTTGAGTCTTTTGGAAAATCTTGATAAGGAAATGAAACAGCTGACAGTAGAGAATTCCCAGTTCCTGGACGAGTCCTACCAACATGTTGTCAGACTGGAGCAGATTGCTCTGAAAGCTGAATCAGCATCCACTATTGTCCACTTGGACTTCCTGATTGAGAAGATGAAGCAGAAAGGAGACACAGAGAAGGTCCAGAAACTGGAGGAGATGAAAAgagtggaggaaaaaaacagagcagCATATTGGTACAAGTTTACTCAAACATCATGAGCTATCAAAAACATTGGTAGATCCTCGGCCTGGTATAAATGAAACATGTATAGAAGCATCAGGCAGCTGTGTAGATGGCTTTTTTACAGATACAGCTCTATGCTACATGTTCAGATATAcaccatgtttttttgtttagctgACAGATGGCTTATTACCATTTAAAAAAGCCTATTAGAAATTAATTACttattgattattgatcagcACTGACATCTCTACTTAGAGAGCAGGTAGTTTGTTTAGCAGTGTTTTGGTCCTAAGGAGAAGTTACTGTggctcagtgtttgttttatacatCTGACATCAAATCTGTACCAAATACAACATGTGCCTCCACGTGCTTTGGTGATGCCTGAAGAAAAAAGTCGATTACTTCCAAATTTATTTTCGTCTCAataaaaaaatttttatttaaaaatcccCCAAATATGTGAGAAATGTCATTGAATTCACAGAATATAAACATagcagaaaaatataaaaacatgaaaatgattaATCAGTGAAAGATGATGACCTTTCCTTCAAAGGTCTCATGTACAGAGCTTTTAATCATGTCGtaatattattttgtatttttatggcGGCTGATAGATAATTTAATGCAAGGGATTGATTTGTGATGCGGACATAAGGTCCTCCTTCTAAGACGGGAACATCAtgtatgttttcatattttatccagttattaaaaaaaatataaattcttATTTATAGAAAATACTTTGAGttattgatttttctttattaatatACATGCATTTCACACAGATATTTGTACTTATGTATCAGCACATGACTAATATTACGACATAGACCCCACAGTGAGTTATTATGCAGAGCAGAACAGGTCTGAGCTGCCAGCTTTGCTGTAAATGCGGTGAGGATGCCCCCTGCTGTTTGATGATCAGTACAACAGTCTGTGAGAACAGCTCCCTGCCCCTCTGATGTCACAAACTAAACTCTGTGTTCTCCACAAGTACATGTGTTTCTTTCACGTTATTCTAATGTTGTtctaatgttgtcagtgtgagCTTTATTCTGCTTCTCCTCTCATGGTGGCTCAGTAAAGTGGTTGTGGGACAGTAACATGTTACTGACATGATCCAGAGACAGTCCAACACGTTGTTGTGTTTCTAATCAGTGAGTATAGAGGATGTTGGACACATTGAACTGAATCCAGTCCTGAAATCTGATCTTCTTCCATCTGATCGATGCCTTGGATTCTTCATGTATCTTCATGCTGGAAATATTTCTGATGACTCAGGCCGAGTGGAAACATTTGGATCCTTTCATGTTGGACTTGATCTGTTCGAATTCTCTACATTCTGTTTTTCCACATGAAATCATCTCCTGCTCAATGCACTTTTCTGTCAGTCCTCAATGAAATCTGTGCTTCATTCAGTCATTTTGCTCAGAATGTCTTCACTGGATCATCAAatggttttctctgttctctttgttcCTCAGACACTTTCAGTTTATTGTTTGCAGCAGAGAGACAGGAACATGCCTATTAAACCatttaacacaaacaaacactacaACAATATAaactagaaaaagttgcatttcctgcaaaaatgcagtgtgaatgtagtGGAATCTGAAACCATCAGAAGGAGAACTATCTGCTGAAAACACTGTGTACAAGCTGAACTGTTTGCTGAAAACTGCTTTATTTGAAAGActacactgaagagtgtcaagaatGCAGGGAGAGTGCAAGGAGGGAAGGTGTGCAGCAAATGTCACAAGTTGGATTCGAACCTTTGCCACTAGATCTCACGGCGGCTGTTCATCTCAATGAgccaaaccagttctggtttCCTGTAGTTTATTACTAACTACCTACTACTAACTACCTCATCCAGATGTCTTCCATGATAAAAAGTAACCGCAGTAGCCTTATAGGTCAAATCAGTTTCACCTGTTAAAGTTAGCTCCACTATTAATGGTGTCACTTGTTATTTCTGGGACGAGTTTAGTAGCCTGAACAGCTGCTCAAAGGAaaggttatttttattattattatcattttaacTATTAAGTCTGGGGTAACCTGCAAGAGCTGTTTGCACAAAGAATAATACTCAGACTTTTAGGTTTTATCGTTTTACACAAGGTTTAAAAGTGAATGTCCACAATTGAACTGCAGGAATTGTTATTGAGCTAATACTGATGTAGTTGTTATCTTTGGTAAGGAGAGGCTGGAGGAAGGATGAGCACAGTCAGGCCTAAAGATgctcttaataataataatggattgcatttgtATAGTGCTTATCAAGACCCTCAAAGAccctttacaattccactattcattcactctcacattcacacactggtggaggcagctacagttgtagccacagctgccctgggacagactgacagaagcgaggctgccatattccaccatcggcccctctggccatcaccatcacaagtaggcggtaggtgaagtgtcttgcccaaacgaccaggacagagagcccggggatcgtaccgctcccgcggacggcaatcactttctggcagacgatcactttttggcacaacacctggagctaagggggcaaaacaatcgcatgagtgctgctgtttgactgaggaagaataaagtagttgtGGTAatccaatcacatgaccacttcaagatgacaaagcaacaaggtgccagtttttaaattgtgttgataggccacgtaaaaccagagtcatgataaacattgtatacgcggcgttttttcctcaatagtttcgtcacgtttactgtctaaggacagcgcagcgagacctctctgcttatgagcaaacaataaaagaaaacaaaacaaacagccctttcgtgttggtggaaaaatgcaccatgtcaaccaatcaaaaatgatatgtcaacatgacatttggttgttgaggaagagggggaagatTTAGGactgacggcgagagagagagagagagagagagagagagagagatagaaagagagagagagagagagttttgagatgtgagagatttgtgacgtttagcttATTTGGAGTGTGTGGATAGTATGTTgtgttgtgtagttagtgtgtagggggaaaaaagaacaaaataaggaagaaaaaagttagtgtgtagtgtagtggaTAGTTTTATGTTGTGTGTCAGAATAATGAGGCAACTGCTGAATgttaagtgccttgaggcgactgttgtgatttggcgctatataaacagagttgaattgaattgttacAGGTGCTGCCACAAAACCAGCAAAGGCAGATTACAGTGTGAACggtgtctccaggtagaaaacaggaggagtgatacacctcctgttgtcaggctgtgatgttctcctttatagtggacagaaattatttttttggagtggcacagataatttgtgtggcatcttattgaagaacagctgattgttctgtaaatagtttgaaatggttatttaaaaaaaatcaaggtaaaaggtaaatgggtgcaaataactttgtttgcaaaacttgtgcatctttaaaattgacaatttatatttgcatttaaagttatgaaatatgattcattgtTTGTGgctgttacagtaaaaaatataactttctactgtaattttatgttttttgtatgattttagatcaattgtgttagtacaatatgtcaaaatgaaaacatgactgtaaattcagacacgtgaggttgtgctgaaaaggatgataccaaacaaggcaaagcaattagtttttaaaggtaaaatgtggaggaaacgtcaaaagtagttaaaaatggccaattataccctggaccccagagggttaaacgttcaagtaattaattacttttagaatcttgtaactcagtcaCTAACTCAGTTatatttttgaagaagtaactagtaattataattaattactttttcaaagtaacttgcccaacactgatgGTGACACGAGATCAAATGTGACCCTGAGCTTTGTTTTGACCTACAAAGTTCACATCCTGCTTCTTCTTCCAGTTCAAAACATGCAAAAGTTCATTGtcatattgattcattaaaatcctgaatcgatgtttaaatataaatgtatttgagCTGAAACGcctgaatctcaggttaaagctcccacAGTTTCAACAACcatcaaacagctgaaacagtaactgagagcaggaacacggattctgcacaaagacgcatcagaatcagtttcatctaaaaatctctgttttctgcattattggcTTGTTGTTACCCACCAGTCTGCCGTTGTTGACAGCGCTGTCAGCCGctgggtttgttgttgtttttgactttgtctcatttctgctgctcaaaactgaacaaactttgtaaaatgatgcaaaactctcagctgtgtctgtaatcaaacctctgtaactttgctctgcttcacttcatcaggtcatgttcacatgtgtttttgttctactgcagaatatttttaaggtcatctgctataaaaagccaggccaggaaaatctgcttcatgttcttctgttttatcctcagtgactttgacacaaaggcctctgctgtgatgctcacacctctgatgaagtctcacagtgtcagctttcttttatagatataaaaatatggaaatgaatgataatatttctgactgtctgaggcaaacttCGGCGATTAAAAGTGAATGGATTGTAGAAATGAGTGAGGATACCCAGCCCTGTTAGCaggtgtcctctggtggctccTTGACTGTCACACAATCATGTGCTGACAggaaatgttgcagcagcttcagtaaatGTTCCTCCTCAGTTGTGCTCAGTCATGTGGTGGAGAGCTTCAGATGTTCAGAGCAGGAGAGCTCCAACAAGACCAGGACTGTGTATTTTCCACCATCTGCTgacatcacaatataactgcttACTGTTAGTAGTGCAGTGTCAGTGGATGCATTTGACCCAAACCAGAGTGGAAACGCTCATAGATGTGGTGTTTCTTCAAGCAGGCTGTGAGGTGGGCAGCAAGCGGCTTCTCAACAAGCTTTGACCTGAAAGAGAAACTGATCTATAATGTTGATGTAATGTTGGATCTAAGCTGGGTTTGCTGAGCTTTGCTTCCACAACGGCATGTTTGAAAAAGCTGGAACACTCCAGTCTGAAGAAAAGCCTTAAAAAGGTTTACAAGGCAAAAAGCTTTGTGGGGAGAATCTCTGAGGGAGCTGAAGACGGCTGATTCTCATCAAATGTCACAGGTGTAAAAGTAGAGCAGCAGTGAGCTGCCACAACAAGAACGCTCTGGGGGGGTTTGTCATTGATGTCTGTGATCTACAGAAAATCAGACTTTTGTTGCTGTCTGCTTTAGAGCGCACATTTATAGGTGAGGCAGCTCGAGACGCAACAGCTGATTGTGTCAAACAAAACTTTGAATTTCTCCCATTTTCTGATCTGAGTTTTGTTTCTGAAGTTTCAAATAGACTCATTTATCCAATGGCATGTCCTCAAGTGAAGGTCAACAAAGACGCAGTTGTGGTCACTCAAAGCTACATCCTCCGCAGACACGTTGCTGATGCTGAGGCCCAAAGAAAGGAAGCGTGTGAGACATGGCCGACTGTGGAggctcagtctgtctgttcttcttcatccaacatgtctgcagcactttacaggacgctgcagactagttaccaaagaacgagtcaggaacacatcaggaacaaactgagacacacaAGTTTTACAGAGACCCAACGAAGACGAAGAGAAAGCTGCTGtaacctggagacctcagtctgaccctgaaataccccacagatggagacacaaacacctccacctgcaccgtctgcagcagggagggaaacatcctgctgaagaaacaagtgctgctcactgtcagggctcagtgctgtagatgcaggtcagaggtcagaggtcatggtgGGACCAGTTTACTCCATTGAATCCATTCAGCCTGTGGCTGATAATGTTTCTAATAATGACAAACTGGAAACACAACTTTACGATTGTTTCTTTAACATCATATTTCCTGAAGTATTCAGACACTTATTTGAAGCCCCTTCAGCAGgaatcaca
The sequence above is a segment of the Oreochromis aureus strain Israel breed Guangdong linkage group 3, ZZ_aureus, whole genome shotgun sequence genome. Coding sequences within it:
- the LOC120438780 gene encoding uncharacterized protein LOC120438780, yielding MAAASALVTEDSLLCPVCLSVFTKPVSIPCGHNFCLDCITDYWSTLSVLQCPLCKEKFYTRPLLRVNPVIAEMAEKVKKSVQEMFLSSAEEAGNEDVLCDYCTGSKVSAQKSCLICLVSYCQKHLEPHQRISALKKHKLIDPVKDLESRICRDHGEPLELICRLDQMFLCQSCKCGDHKTHETVTLEDEAEMRKTQLRLENNTMDQMIQEREQKIQEVQQSVKTSRSKAEEALLYSRKVMTALVEYIKTEFTRLSEAIEMKQKINETEAESFINELEGEITHMKKKKLQFHEALLIRDDFRFLENVLPLTYNKPQLKDWSAVTVTSDQFMIQETLAELETAVREQVSTLCDINFRDGKKQRTSHISLKDIILNSFPISSGPPVVYQLRPKKQKIGSLTRMTVGEKSSYRPNKTILLVGETGAGKSSLINALVNYTMGVKWEDGVWFQIIEEEKKSQIEGQTSDVIVYEIFGFEDKTLPYSLTIINIPRYGDTRGTEHDDIISQRLLDLFRSEDGVHEISAVGLVMKATDCRLSDRLLYIFDSVMSLFGKDMEKNIVALMTHSNGRRPRNSLQVLEVANIKCAKNEKNQPVHFLFDNQQHEDRTEENEYLKHSWELTQENINQLSDFMRNCSSKNLKNTVEVLNERIGLKACIKNLQERIEYIQLKQTEIRQMREALKKQTNYRNKTESEKMLSLLENLDKEMKQLTVENSQFLDESYQHVVRLEQIALKAESASTIVHLDFLIEKMKQKGDTEKVQKLEEMKRVEEKNRAAYWYKFTQTS